The segment TTGAGTTCCACATTGGAGCTGGTCAAGGCTCTGACAGTTATTAGAGGCTAATCCTTAGCAGTTTTATATTTGCCAAGCCTCACGTTTCTCCTTtccaatatttgaaaattattcccAGTGTTTTATGGACTTGTTAAATTGTGTATGTATAATAGATGGGACATCGCTAAAGAGTAGCTATTACTATActatatgcaaaatgctgggtatCCTTAAACATTATACCTACATTGCTTCTAGGATCACATTCAAAAGGCTGACATTTAGTATCTACAAAGGCTGAACATTCTCATtctctaagtgaagtgaagtcgctcagtcgtgtccgactctttgcggccccatggactgtagcctaccaggttcctctgtccatgggattttccaggcaatagtactggagtggattgccatttccttgtccagcggatcttccagacccagggatcgaacccaggtctcccgcattgtagacagacgctttaccatctgagccactagggaagtctcatTCTCtatgatacagcaattccactcccaggtattCACTTCACTGAAAGGCACATATATGTCAGTCAAAAGATATAGTCTTGAATATTCAGAGCACTATACCTAGGAGTCCCAAACTGGGAACTAACAAAAGCCTATAGTCAGTAATATTTGACCAATACTTTAATGACCACAGAATAAAATACTATTTGGCAGAGATAAAGAACAATCTACAACTACACTAAAAAACAGCAATGAAGCTCACAAGTGTAATGTTGAGCCAAAGTAGACAATAAAAACGGCACATTGGAGGATTCATCACCGTAAAATACAGAGTTGGGAAAAGCTAACCTgttttgttcattggaaggactgatgctaaagccgaaactccaatactttggccacctcatgcgaagagttgattcactggaaaagaccctgatgctgggagggattgaggggaggaggagaaggggacgacagaggatgagatgactggatggcatcatcgactcaatggacatgagtttgggtaaactccgggagtcggtgatggacagggaggactggcgtggtgcagtccatggggtcgcaaaaagtcggacacgactgagcgactgaactgaactgaacccgtTTTGTTGGACTCAGGATAGAGTACGTTGGGCAAGGGAACGTGCTACTGGGGTGCTGGCAATGATGTTTCTAGACCCTAGAGCTCAGAAGCCCAAGTACGTTCGGGTTACGAAATACACACTTAGGGCagggttttgtgtgtgttgtgtgtggtgttggagaagactcttgagagtcccttggactgcaaggagatccaactagtccattctgaagatcagccctgggatttctttggaaggaatgatgctaaagctgaaactccagagtactttggccacctcatgtgaagagctgactcattggaaaagactcatgctgggagggattgggggcaggagaaggggacgacagaggatgagatggccggatagcatcaccgactagatggacgttgagtctgagtgaactccgggagttggtgatggacagggaggcctggcgtgctgcgattcatggagtcgcgaagagtcggacacaactgagcgactgaacttgtgtgtgtgtgcgtatttgTCTATAACTCAtttaaagtttcagaaaaaaaagttgGGAGAGGCTAGAATTCTCGGAATTCTGCCTAAAGGCATTCAGCTCCGGTTTCACCACGAATCCATATCCAACACGCTTCACTCCCAACTAGCGAGGGATGTTTGAGGCAGAAAAGAGGCGTGGGCGGGGCGGGTTCCGCTCCACATTATAGACAGCAGAAAATCCCTGTGCGCCCCACCCTGGGCCAGAAGAAAGACCCGGTGCTTTAACCTCCAACGAGCAGGGGTCCGAGACCTAAAGGGACGCCTCCAGAGGCGGCTCAGCTACAGATCTCTCTCGGCTCCAGGCGACGCCTGACACCGTCGGACGTCCGAGCGCCCTCCACCCGGCCTGAGGCGAAAACTCCAGTAGCCGCCCGCGCTTTCACGCTCAGGGTCCAGACTGCGGCTGTGGGCCCGGGATGGTGGCGACAGTGACGCTGGAGCCCGCGGGCCGCTGCCGCTGGGACGAGCCCGTGCGCATCGCTGTGCGCGGCCTGGCCCCGGGGCAGCCGGTCACGCTGCGCGCGTCCCTGCGCGACGAGAAGGGCGCGCTCTTCAGGGCCCACGCGCGCTACTGCGCGGACGCCACCGGCCTGCTGGACCTGGAGCGCGCGCTCGCGCTGGGCGGGAGCTTCGCAGGGCTCGAGCCCATGGGGCTCTTTTGGGCTCTGGAGCCCGAGAAGCCTTTTTGGCGATTTCTGAAGCGGGATGTACAGACGCCCTTCGCCGTGGAGCTGGAGGTGCTCGACGGTCACGAGCCCGAAACCCAGCGGCTCCTGGGCCGGGCGGTGCACGAGCGCGACTTCCTGGCGCCCGGGGTGCGGCGCGAGCCGGTGCGCGCGGGCCGGGTGCGCGCCACGCTCTTCCTGCCGCCAGGTGAGCCCGGGGTGCTGGGGCCTGGCGATCGTGTTCTCTAGGCCGTCTCGGTTTGTGATACCGCTTCCCGGGAAGGGTGGCTTGGGATCGGAGTCAGAGAAGAGGATGTTGACTAAATCAGTGACCTCACAGCCACAATGGAGGCTTTTGATTTGTTCTGCACTCTGTTACGCGGTTTgcttgcattatctcatttaacctctGTATCCCAAAGAGGTGGATACTGTtgttatgaatattaaaaaaaaaaaaaaaaaggactggatGGGGTCTGTAGGTTCACTTTGCTATGAATAACTTCAGCTCTGACACAGtatgatgctgctaagtcgcttcagtcgtgtctgactctgtgcgaccccagagatggcagcccaccaggcttccgcgtccctgggattctccaggcaagaacactggagtgggttgccatttccttctccaatgcatgaaagtgaaaagtgaaagtgaagtcgctcagtcgtgtccgactcttagcgaccccatggactgcagcctaccaggctcctccatccatgggattttccaggcaagagtactagagtggggtgccattgcgacACAGTATGATGGCCTTACACAATATGATGACAGCAGAGGAATCTAGTGCCTCGTCACTCTTCTCGAGTGTCCTGCGTACACTGGGCCCCTTACctactttttcatgctcctctctACCACAGATCACTTTTCAGACTTCACGGCCTTCCTCACCTAAAGCCTCACaggatctctctttttttccctctaagcaGACATCTGAACCAAAGGTATCACCAAGGATTTTGATTTGCTTTTGAAAGCTTCGTTTTGATTCTCAATTCTGTGCCCAGTCCTATAAAagaacactgcaaatcaactgtCTAAAATCCTCCTTCCATGATATAGTATTAGACTCcttcacaactaaagattctCCAAGTATACCTTGGAAATAATTTGGAATTTGTATCCCTTGTTCAATAATGACTCAGAgagctcttttctttcctctgattcACAGGCACCCACTAAATACTTTAGAAAGAtttctaaaaggaaataaaattctttaataaattatataatacattCTCTTTATAATATTGCCTTCTTTAGGATCTGGACCTTTCCCAGGGATCATTGACATCTACGGTATTGGAGGAGGCCTGTTGGAATATCGGGCCAGCCTTCTGGCTGGCCATGGCTTTGCCACATTGGCTCTAGCTTATTATAGCTTTGAAGATCTCCCCAAGAAATTTGATACCATAGACCTGGACTACTTTGAAGAAGCCCTGTGCTACATGCTTCAACACGCCCAGGTTCTCCTAATGTCCTTTATCATTCTCTCTAGAACCTGCAGAGAGGGTGTCACTTTGCACTCACCTACGCCAAGTGCACTGATGCTGCTCTACTCTTCCTTCACAGACATTTCTTTTGAAGACTTCCTTGGTTTTAGGTACCTTTAGGTATACTTTCTCTGTCAGATGGGTTAAAATTGCCGACTTCATTGTAAAATTCATGTGAGATTTTATTTCAGGGAATTATGTAGTAATATTAAAATTTCTTCAAgtggagtttttaaatttttttagctttgcatgctttttaatctttatatttcTGTAGCAGAATATGTTCTCAGACTTGATCGAAACTTGTCCACCCATTTCAGAAGCTAAGAACTACTTAATTGGACTCTGAAGTCTTACTTTGTTTCTATAAAGCTAAGCATTTTTCAGTATATATTTAGATGTGGTCTGATAATGATTCACTTCTTGGGACAGACTTTCCTTTCACAAGTTAGATACCAAGAACATTGATGCTATAATTCCACCTGAGTGAGGCTCTGAACTCAACAGGCTCCATGGCTCAGCATTCTCTAGTGCATGACTCTCTGGAAGTTTGCAACCAGTTCCCAAATTTACCAGTGAGGTGagtttttaagatttgtttgcCACGTGTCCAGGAAGATAATCTTTACAAGGAAAGAATCTCCTGTCAGCTGAGGTTGAATGTCTTGTGAGCAGTTCACAAGTCAAAGCTAGCAGCATCTCTAGTTGCATTTAGAAAAATGCTTTTCTCTGGAGTAGGTTTTTGacttttgtctcttcttttcttgcaGATAAAAGGCCCAGGCATTGGCCTTCTGGGCATTTCTTTAGGGGCTGATATTTGTCTCTCCATGGCCTCATTTTTGAAGAATGTATCAGCCACAGTGACCATCAATGGATCTGGATTCAATGGAAACAAAGCTATGTACTACAAAGAGAACTGCATTCCACCACTGGGCCATGACCTGAGGCGAGTGAAGGTAGCTTTCTCTGGCCTCGTAGACATTGTGGATGTAAGGAATGATA is part of the Bos indicus x Bos taurus breed Angus x Brahman F1 hybrid chromosome 10, Bos_hybrid_MaternalHap_v2.0, whole genome shotgun sequence genome and harbors:
- the ACOT4 gene encoding acyl-coenzyme A thioesterase 4, whose product is MVATVTLEPAGRCRWDEPVRIAVRGLAPGQPVTLRASLRDEKGALFRAHARYCADATGLLDLERALALGGSFAGLEPMGLFWALEPEKPFWRFLKRDVQTPFAVELEVLDGHEPETQRLLGRAVHERDFLAPGVRREPVRAGRVRATLFLPPGSGPFPGIIDIYGIGGGLLEYRASLLAGHGFATLALAYYSFEDLPKKFDTIDLDYFEEALCYMLQHAQIKGPGIGLLGISLGADICLSMASFLKNVSATVTINGSGFNGNKAMYYKENCIPPLGHDLRRVKVAFSGLVDIVDVRNDIVGGCENPCMIPIEKAQGPILFIVGQDDHNWRSEFCAQIASERLQAHGKEKPQIISYPGTGHYIEPPYFPMCPASLHKLLDKPVMWGGEPRAHSKAQVDAWKKILTFFTKHLGPSPKL